In Zygosaccharomyces rouxii strain CBS732 chromosome E complete sequence, the DNA window TGTTACGAACTGGGATGTTTTGTCGGTTCAGTCTTTGTTATGTTTTTcggtgaaaaaattggtagaaAGCCTTGTATTATTATGGGTGCTTTGATCACAATTGTCGGTGCTACCATTTCTACTGTTGCATTCCATCACGCATGGGGTTTGGGTCAATTTGTTGTGGGTCGTGTTGTTACTGGTGTTGGTACTGGTTTGAATACATCTTCTATTCCCGTGTGGCAATCAGAAATGGCTAAGCCTAATGTTAGAGGTCGTCTAATTAACTTGGATGGTTCTACCATTGCTCTTGGTACGATGATTGCCTACTGGTTAGATCTGGGCTTTTCCTTTATTAAGAACTCTGTTCAATGGAGATTCCCCGTCTCACTGCAAATTCTGTTTGCCCTAGTACTATTCTTTGGTATTATTCAAATGCCCGAATCACCACGTTGGTTAATTGGACAAAAGCGTGTTCAAGAAGCCAAGTATATTCTCGCCTGTTTAAACGATTGCAGCATGGACGATGACGAAATTGTCGCCGAAGTTACCATGTTGATTGACACCGctagaagatttgaaaataagaAGCGCAGCATCAAGGATCTATTGACCAACGGTAAGACTCAAAATATGAACCGTGCCATTATTGCTGCCTCCACCCAATTCATGCAACAATTCACTGGTTGCAATGCTGCCATTTATTATGCTACTATTTTGTTTCAACaaactttgaaaaggtCTCGTACTGTAGCATTGATCGTTGGTGGTGCTTTCTCTACCGTCTATTTCTTCTCGACCATACCTACCTTCTACTTAGTTGAAAACTTAGGTCGTCGTCCCATGTTTTTAATCGGTGTTACCGGTCAGTGTTTGTCGTTTGTCATTACATTTGCTTGTTTGACCCATCCTACTCCAGAACACGGTAAAGGTGCCGCTGTCggtcttttcttgtttatCGTGTTCTTCGGTTTGGCTATGTTGCCACTACCATGGATTTACCCACCTGAGGTCGCTTCTATGAGAGTTCGTGCTGCTACCAATGCTTTGTCAACTATGTGTAACTGGTTGACAAACTTTGCTGTCGTTATGTTTACACCAGTTTTCATTCAAACTTCTCAGTGGGGTAcctatttcttcttcgcTTTAATGAACTTCATCTATATCCCAGTTGTCTTTTTGTTTTACCCTGAAACTGCAGGTAGATCATTGGAGGAAATTGATGTCATTTTCGCCAAGGCCCATGTGGAACACGCTCAACCTTGGAGAGTTGCCGCCAAGTTACCTAAGTTATCAATGACTGAAGTTGAGGACTACTCCAGTGCCTTGGGTCTGTACGACGACGAAAACGAAAAGGAGGGTATTGAAGGTGGAGAAGGAGATGAAGAACCACAGGAAAATGCACTTTTCACCGCTGAGCCATTGAACGGCTCTTCTTCGTCGCGTGAATCTGAGCGGGCTCCTCACGCTTAATCTTTACTTCACTTTTAATGCTTACccttttctcttttttgTCTGAACTGCAAGGCGTGCAGCTGAGACAATCAGGGATTGTAAAAATATGTTGAAGTTATTTTCATCTTATCTTTGTTGTTTAATTCACGAGAAACGAAGgacaaaaaaaatcataatCATAACTTTAAGCTGTGCAGGCTAGTGGACAGTAATATCCAGCTCAATTTAATTATTATATaacttttcttttattcttcCTTTTTGTTTAAGGTTATACTGATCGATATTTTAGAACCAATCAAATTACATTAGTATTAAAGTACTAATTTATCTATCAATTTATacctcttttttttttttgtttttgacACCttttttgattcaaaagatctGGCCAGGGCTCTATCTACTCCACCTTTCCACCTAGTTACATCGGTAATGTAGTCCTGCCCGCCGTCTTCCCCTCACAGCCGTACAATTACGTCTTATCTTTCGTGTTTACCGTGCTACAATGTAACACCGTCCCCGCACCGTGATATTTACACACCATTCGCTCCCCACAAGTGTACGTATCGCACCGCCGTTCTCCGACATGCCACACAGTATTTCAGACAGCCGCATTAGCCCCAGGCGAGTATGCAACGGGCAAGTATGCAACGGGCGACGGTACCCCGGAAGTGTGCGTATGAACAATCAGCCGTAAGCAGAAAGAGGGGATGTGTGAAGTCCTAAATGGGACCCTTGCTCCGCATTTTCCGTATATAGTATAAGGGCCCTTGCGCCGAGTAGCGCCATTTGCCCACGTCACAATTCCATGAGCTTAATACTACCGGATTCCCGGGATAACGTCATAAGAACTATAAGCGGTAAAATCGGTCTACTAGTGCCAAATGTAGCTTAGTAACGTATCATGCTGGAACGCTACCATGGGGTTTACTTAGAAACGTTCGGAGTAATATTCCCACTATGGCGGGTAGGTTCTCCCCACTTGCTAGCAGACCGTTGTACGTCTAGTTCTTTCGGAACTACGCTGGGGGAGATAACTAGGCGCTAAGGAAGGGGTCATAACCACTGTTTAGCTTGAAGAATGGTCAATCAGTTTCAATTATATAAACTGAAGGATTATTCTCTTGCTTTCTAGATCCCGACTGGTCGTTTTCGTTGTAGATCCTAGTTTTAAATAGACACATATATACAAATAGTAAAAGTAAGAACCCACCCGTTACTTATCTGCTATTCAATAACTTTTAATAACGTTAACAGAGACAATGGGTAAAAGAACACAAGGTTTCATGGACTATGTATTCAGCAGAACTAGTACAGCTGGTCTCAAAGGTGCGAGACTCAGATATACGGCAGCAGCTGTCGCTGTTATTGGATTTGCACTTTTCGGTTATGATCAAGGTTTGATGTCAGGTCTTATTACTGGTGATCAGTTCAACAAAGAATTTCCACCAACGAAATCAAACGGTGATAATGATCGTTATGCTAGTGTTATTCAAGGTGCAGTTACCGCTTGTTACGAAATTGGATGTTTTTTCGGTTCACtgtttgttcttttctttggtgacGCTATTGGTAGAAAACCATTGATTATTTTTGGCGCTATAATTGTCATTATTGGGACTGTTATTTCTACAGCACCTTTCCACCACGCTTGGGGTTTGGGTcaatttgttgttggtCGTGTTATTACTGGTGTTGGTACAGGTTTCAACACTTCTACTATTCCAGTGTGGCAATCTGAAATGACGAAACCAAATATTAGAGGTGCAATGATTAATTTGGATGGTTCTGTTATTGCTTTTGGTACTATGATTGCTTACTGGCTtgattttggattttccTTTATTAATTCAAGTGTTCAATGGAGATTTCCAGTTTCTGTTCAAATTATATTTGCTTTAGTTTTATTGTTCGGTATCGTTAGAATGCCAGAATCACCACGTTGGTTAATGGCAAAGAAAAGACCCGCAGAAGCTCGTTACGTGTTAGCTTGTTTGAATGATTTACCCGAGAATGACGATGCAATTTTAGCTGAAATGACATCTTTACACGAAGCTGTCAACAGATCTTCGAACCAAAAATCTCAGATGAAATCATTGTTCTCTATGGGTAAGCAACAAAATTTTAGCCGTGCGTTGATTGCATCTTCtacccaatttttccaacaatttACTGGTTGTAATGCTGCCATTTACTATTCTACCGTTTTGTTTCAAACTACTGTTCAATTGGACCGTTTACTTGCAATGATTCTAGGTGGTGTCTTTGCAACTGTCTACACTTTATCTACATTGCCATCATTTTACTTGGTCGAAAAAGTTGGTCGTCGTAAGatgtttttctttggtgCATTGGGTCAAGGTATTTCATTCATCATCACATTTGCTTGTTTGGTTAATCCAACAAAGCAGAATGCAAAGGGTGCCGCTGTTGGTTTATATTTATTCATTATATGTTTTGGTTTGGCAATCCTAGAATTACCATGGATTTATCCACCTGAAATTGCATCAATGAGGGTTCGTGCAGCTACTAATGCCATGTCAACCTGTACTAATTGGGTTACCAATTTTGCAGTTGTTATGTTTACACCAGTTTTCATTCAAACTTCTCAATGGGGGTGTTACCTGTTCTTCGCGGTTATGAATTTCATCTATTTGCCAGttatctttttcttctaccCAGAAACCGCCGGTAGGTCGTTGGAAGAAATCGATATTATTTTTGCCAAGGCCCATGTCGATGGTACATTACCATGGATGGTTGCTCATCGTTTGCCCAAGTTATCAATGACTGAAGTTGAAGACTACTCACAATCCTTGGGTCttcatgatgatgaaaatgaaaaggaGGAATACGATGAGAAGGAAGCTGAGGCAAATGCTGCTTTGTTCCAAGTGGAAACTAGTTCTAAATCACCATCATCTAATCgtaaagatgatgatgcaCCAATTGAACATAATGAAGTTCAAGAATCAAATGATAATTCATCAAACAGCTCTAATGTGGAAGCACCAATTCCAGTACATCATAACGATCCTTAAtcatgataataataataataatgccTTTTGATTATCCGAATTATAA includes these proteins:
- a CDS encoding sugar porter family MFS transporter (similar to uniprot|P39932 Saccharomyces cerevisiae YDR536W STL1 Glycerol proton symporter of the plasma membrane subject to glucose-induced inactivation strongly but transiently induced when cells are subjected to osmotic shock); protein product: MAASSVSEKDIPPDNRHTMGDLEKGSLIESASSSRERYSTIAKKEDGNEKQTYGGETPPSSDSPVVRGNGAESLPRDLPEGDSYDQLGFEPPKGIKAYMFSRTAHAGARGLRLRVLCSATAVIAFLLFGYDQGLMSGVISGDEFNNEFPATKEKATHKRTTVVIQGAVTACYELGCFVGSVFVMFFGEKIGRKPCIIMGALITIVGATISTVAFHHAWGLGQFVVGRVVTGVGTGLNTSSIPVWQSEMAKPNVRGRLINLDGSTIALGTMIAYWLDLGFSFIKNSVQWRFPVSLQILFALVLFFGIIQMPESPRWLIGQKRVQEAKYILACLNDCSMDDDEIVAEVTMLIDTARRFENKKRSIKDLLTNGKTQNMNRAIIAASTQFMQQFTGCNAAIYYATILFQQTLKRSRTVALIVGGAFSTVYFFSTIPTFYLVENLGRRPMFLIGVTGQCLSFVITFACLTHPTPEHGKGAAVGLFLFIVFFGLAMLPLPWIYPPEVASMRVRAATNALSTMCNWLTNFAVVMFTPVFIQTSQWGTYFFFALMNFIYIPVVFLFYPETAGRSLEEIDVIFAKAHVEHAQPWRVAAKLPKLSMTEVEDYSSALGLYDDENEKEGIEGGEGDEEPQENALFTAEPLNGSSSSRESERAPHA
- a CDS encoding sugar porter family MFS transporter (similar to uniprot|P39932 Saccharomyces cerevisiae YDR536W STL1 Glycerol proton symporter of the plasma membrane subject to glucose-induced inactivation strongly but transiently induced when cells are subjected to osmotic shock); amino-acid sequence: MGKRTQGFMDYVFSRTSTAGLKGARLRYTAAAVAVIGFALFGYDQGLMSGLITGDQFNKEFPPTKSNGDNDRYASVIQGAVTACYEIGCFFGSLFVLFFGDAIGRKPLIIFGAIIVIIGTVISTAPFHHAWGLGQFVVGRVITGVGTGFNTSTIPVWQSEMTKPNIRGAMINLDGSVIAFGTMIAYWLDFGFSFINSSVQWRFPVSVQIIFALVLLFGIVRMPESPRWLMAKKRPAEARYVLACLNDLPENDDAILAEMTSLHEAVNRSSNQKSQMKSLFSMGKQQNFSRALIASSTQFFQQFTGCNAAIYYSTVLFQTTVQLDRLLAMILGGVFATVYTLSTLPSFYLVEKVGRRKMFFFGALGQGISFIITFACLVNPTKQNAKGAAVGLYLFIICFGLAILELPWIYPPEIASMRVRAATNAMSTCTNWVTNFAVVMFTPVFIQTSQWGCYLFFAVMNFIYLPVIFFFYPETAGRSLEEIDIIFAKAHVDGTLPWMVAHRLPKLSMTEVEDYSQSLGLHDDENEKEEYDEKEAEANAALFQVETSSKSPSSNRKDDDAPIEHNEVQESNDNSSNSSNVEAPIPVHHNDP